A region of Paenibacillus sp. JNUCC-31 DNA encodes the following proteins:
- a CDS encoding DeoR/GlpR family DNA-binding transcription regulator, whose protein sequence is MFQEERMQLIIEHLRKHSRISADDIVSLFDVSRDTARRDLIKLEEQDAIIRTRGGAILPVPPVEHRSYKDRLLHISDEKRAIGKLAAAIVRQGEQIILDSSTTVQTCAENLNGKSCTVLTNSIYSADLLSNHTAVEIRLLGGKVDKEQRYVYGTSVIETLSHYYVDKAFIGIGGITMDGFSASEEEGKIKHKMMQAAKQVIVLADHSKFDKRYGYRFADWSLVDVLITDQWPSQDWRTFLAEQQVEILIPEPTIEKEL, encoded by the coding sequence TTGTTTCAGGAAGAACGAATGCAGCTGATCATCGAACATCTGCGCAAGCACAGTCGCATCTCAGCTGATGATATTGTATCCCTGTTTGACGTTTCCCGGGATACGGCCCGCAGGGATTTGATCAAACTCGAAGAACAAGATGCGATAATTCGAACCCGAGGCGGTGCAATTCTCCCCGTTCCACCCGTTGAGCACAGATCGTACAAAGATCGTCTGCTTCACATTTCAGATGAAAAGAGAGCTATTGGCAAGCTAGCCGCTGCGATCGTCCGCCAAGGTGAACAGATCATCCTGGATTCTTCCACTACAGTGCAGACTTGTGCCGAAAATTTGAACGGCAAGTCCTGTACGGTCCTCACCAATTCCATTTATTCAGCTGATCTTCTCTCCAATCACACGGCTGTCGAGATTCGTTTGCTGGGCGGTAAAGTCGATAAAGAACAGCGTTATGTCTATGGTACTTCAGTTATTGAAACTCTTTCCCATTATTATGTAGATAAAGCCTTTATCGGCATTGGCGGAATTACGATGGACGGCTTTAGTGCTTCTGAAGAAGAAGGAAAAATAAAACACAAAATGATGCAGGCCGCCAAACAGGTTATTGTACTTGCTGATCATTCCAAGTTTGATAAGCGTTATGGCTATCGTTTTGCAGACTGGTCACTCGTGGATGTGTTAATCACAGATCAATGGCCTTCCCAAGATTGGCGAACCTTTCTAGCCGAACAGCAGGTTGAGATCCTCATTCCTGAACCTACAATTGAAAAGGAGTTGTAA